A part of Vulpes vulpes isolate BD-2025 chromosome 15, VulVul3, whole genome shotgun sequence genomic DNA contains:
- the SLC35G1 gene encoding solute carrier family 35 member G1 yields the protein MRPLDSAGAAEVPEPGLRPDDAPRGAAEEPAAAEAAGTPGRGRCGLCGSSPCGWCAPPEAKKKAPCPGLGLFYTLLSAFLFSVGSLFVKKVQDVHAVEISAFRCVFQMLVVIPCLIYRKSGFIGPKGQRIFLVLRGVLGSTAMILLYYAFQATSLADATVITFSTPVFTSIFAWIFLKEKYSPWDALFTVFTITGVTLIVRPPFLFGASAASGDRSYSAHLKGTFAAVAHAVFAALTLVILRRMGKSVDYFLSIWYYVVLGLLESVVVLFILGEWSLPHCGLDRLFLILIGLFGLGGQVFLTKAIQIEKAGPVAIMKTMDVVFAFILQIIFFNDVPTWWTVGGALCVIASSVGAAIRKWCQSAQ from the exons ATGCGGCCCCTGGACAGCGCCGGGGCCGCCGAGGTGCCCGAGCCCGGGCTGCGGCCGGACGACGCGCCGCGGGGAGCGGCGGAGGAGCCCGCGGCGGCCGAGGCAGCGGGGACGCCCGGCCGCGGCCGCTGCGGGCTGTGCGGCTCCTCGCCGTGCGGCTGGTGCGCGCCGCCGG AAGCCAAGAAGAAAGCACCCTGTCCTGGACTTGGCTTGTTTTATACATTATTGTCTGCCTTCCTTTTCTCAGTGGGctctttatttgttaaaaaagtGCAAGACGTCCATGCTGTAGAAATTAGTGCATTCCGATGTGTGTTCCAAATGCTAGTCGTTATCCCTTGCTTAATATACAGAAA AAGTGGGTTTATAGGCCCCAAAGGTCAACGCATTTTCCTCGTTCTCCGAGGAGTTCTGGGCTCCACGGCCATGATCCTATTGTACTACGCTTTCCAGGCCACATCCCTCGCCGACGCCACGGTTATCACCTTTAGCACGCCCGTGTTCACGTCTATCTTTGCTTGGATATTTCTCAAGGAGAAATACAGCCCTTGGGATGCGCTCTTCACCGTCTTCACCATCACCGGTGTGACCCTTATCGTGAGGCCCCCGTTCCTGTTCGGCGCCAGCGCGGCGAGCGGGGACCGGAGCTACTCAGCCCACCTGAAGGGCACGTTCGCCGCGGTCGCGCACGCCGTCTTCGCCGCCCTGACTCTGGTCATCCTCCGCAGGATGGGCAAGTCCGTGGACTACTTCCTGAGCATCTGGTATTACGTCGTCCTCGGGCTGCTGGAGAGCGTCGTGGTCCTCTTCATCCTGGGGGAGTGGAGTTTGCCCCATTGCGGCCTGGACAGGCTGTTTCTCATCCTCATCGGCCTGTTTGGTTTGGGGGGTCAGGTGTTTCTCACCAAAGCCATCCAGATAGAAAAGGCAGGGCCGGTGGCAATAATGAAGACCATGGATGTGGTCTTTGCTTTCATCTtgcagattattttctttaacgATGTGCCCACGTGGTGGACGGTGGGCGGGGCCCTGTGCGTCATAGCGAGCAGCGTGGGCGCAGCGATTCGGAAGTGGTGCCAGAGTGCGCAGTGA